A part of Desulfurococcaceae archaeon genomic DNA contains:
- a CDS encoding 60S ribosomal export protein NMD3 — MWFCVKCGKRVPKEELIRGYCIDCFTRNIGLLERVPEIKLTVCPKCGSWLYQGEWNLPLPESEILESVTRHELRKYLVKDAELQALRVSNLEYVSFNTVKFNVVLNVLVNGRSLSLDHELTARISRKQCPRCVARSTGKYNYLVQIRFTEKDLPGELLRGVLSAVLAHVDRDGLINAREVPEGVDLELDDISTVKKILDVLHKKYAARINTSFRATRYDAHQGRWIGVTTYVARIPVFSENGIVTYRGRIGLVKFMNPGKLILWFPSTDLYEEIDIKEYWRGLLKPASRIEREVYTVKDINGDMALLENTSTGDVKRVKLKGWLKNLKPGDTVNLVKVDGLETFTPRS; from the coding sequence CCTGGAGCGTGTACCCGAGATAAAGTTAACGGTGTGTCCCAAGTGCGGTTCTTGGCTTTATCAAGGCGAGTGGAATTTGCCACTACCAGAAAGCGAGATCTTGGAGAGCGTGACGAGGCACGAGCTTAGAAAGTACCTGGTTAAGGACGCCGAATTGCAAGCGCTACGCGTAAGTAACTTGGAATACGTGAGCTTTAATACTGTGAAATTTAACGTAGTATTAAACGTACTCGTTAACGGCAGGTCATTGAGTTTAGACCACGAGCTGACGGCTAGAATTTCGCGTAAGCAGTGCCCGCGCTGCGTTGCAAGGTCTACTGGCAAGTACAACTACCTAGTTCAGATCAGGTTTACCGAGAAAGACCTACCCGGCGAACTACTGAGAGGGGTCCTCTCCGCTGTTCTCGCACATGTCGATCGCGACGGGCTAATAAACGCGAGAGAGGTCCCCGAAGGAGTTGACTTAGAGCTCGACGACATTTCCACCGTTAAGAAAATACTTGATGTTCTTCATAAGAAGTACGCTGCACGCATAAACACCTCATTTAGAGCTACGAGGTACGATGCGCATCAAGGTAGGTGGATCGGCGTGACAACGTACGTTGCTAGGATACCCGTCTTCAGCGAGAATGGCATAGTTACGTATAGAGGTAGAATAGGGCTAGTCAAGTTCATGAACCCTGGCAAGCTCATTTTATGGTTTCCGTCCACCGACTTGTACGAGGAAATCGATATTAAAGAGTACTGGAGAGGTCTTCTTAAGCCCGCTAGTAGAATAGAGAGAGAGGTTTACACCGTAAAGGACATTAATGGGGACATGGCACTGCTCGAAAACACGTCAACAGGTGACGTTAAGCGGGTTAAGCTAAAGGGGTGGCTTAAAAACCTAAAACCAGGTGATACAGTAAACTTGGTCAAGGTAGATGGGCTTGAAACGTTTACGCCAAGGTCTTAG
- a CDS encoding translation initiation factor aIF-1A — protein MLKKKKEPVEEKPSEIPLPNPQEATIICGVIKHLGGDYILVKCLDGLDRKARIPGKFRKKVWIMEGDIVLLGLWSPGSDKGDVIHKYSKGEINKLVEQGVVPREFINAISGLV, from the coding sequence TTGTTGAAAAAGAAGAAAGAACCCGTTGAAGAAAAACCATCCGAAATACCGTTACCGAACCCCCAGGAAGCAACGATTATATGTGGGGTGATCAAGCACCTCGGGGGAGATTACATACTAGTTAAGTGTTTAGACGGGCTTGACAGGAAGGCCAGGATACCCGGAAAATTCCGTAAAAAAGTGTGGATCATGGAAGGAGACATAGTACTCCTGGGTTTGTGGAGTCCAGGTTCAGATAAGGGCGACGTAATACACAAGTACAGTAAAGGTGAAATCAACAAACTAGTCGAGCAGGGAGTTGTGCCGAGAGAGTTCATTAACGCCATTAGT